In Streptomyces sp. HUAS ZL42, the DNA window CGTGCAGGTAGGGCTCGGGCATCCGGTAGCCCTGCGGGAGGCTGGTGCGCCGCAGGTCCAGGGGGCGGTAGACCAGTCGGTGCAGCAGTTCCTCGTACGTGGTGCGGGTGGCGGCTTCAGCCATCAGCGCCACGGCGATGTTGTCGGAGTTGGAGTAGTGGTACCGGCTGCCCGGCCGGAACCGCAGGGGCTCGTCGGCCACGTAGTCGAGCAGGCGCCGGGAGTCGAAGTGGTGCCGGGGGTCGGCGGCGATGATCGCGCGGAACTCCGGGGCCTCCGAGTAGTCGGGCAGGCCGCTGGTGTGGTTCAGCAGCTGGCGCAGCGTCACGGCGCCCCAGGCCCGGGGCAGGCGCGGCAGCCGTTTGCGCAGGGTGTCGTCGAGGTTCAGGGCGTGCCGGTCCACCAGCCTCAGGGCCACCGCCCCGCTGAAGGCCTTGGCAGTGCTGGCGATGCGCATGTGGTCGTCCGGCCGGGGGCGGCGGCCCGTGGCGAGGTCCGCGACGCCGGCGCGCAGCACCCGCGTGTCGTTCCCCCGCCGTAGTACGGCGATGATCCCGGGCGGACCGCCGGGGCTGCGCACGAAGTCCTCGATCTGCCGCTGCAGGGTGCGGTCGGCGCCCGGTCCGGGCGTGGCGGCTGTGCTTACGGCGGCGGGGGCCAGCGCGGCGAGACTGACCGCGATCACGGAGGCCGCTCGGAGACGGGGCCGGAGGGCGGCGCTGCGGTGCGGTGCGGTGCGAAGA includes these proteins:
- a CDS encoding serine hydrolase domain-containing protein, translating into MPLRTAPHRSAALRPRLRAASVIAVSLAALAPAAVSTAATPGPGADRTLQRQIEDFVRSPGGPPGIIAVLRRGNDTRVLRAGVADLATGRRPRPDDHMRIASTAKAFSGAVALRLVDRHALNLDDTLRKRLPRLPRAWGAVTLRQLLNHTSGLPDYSEAPEFRAIIAADPRHHFDSRRLLDYVADEPLRFRPGSRYHYSNSDNIAVALMAEAATRTTYEELLHRLVYRPLDLRRTSLPQGYRMPEPYLHGYDVTPPPPPEDVSEILSASGVWASGGIVSTPNDLTRFIRGYAGGALYGRGVVREQRRWIAGASQPAGPGRNSAGLAIFRYKTRCGVVLGHTGNFPGYTQLIAATPDGRRSLTFSTTSQINQSVAPEQLRRLRTIQENFVCALLDGDR